The DNA region TTCGCAGTGCTAAAGAAGGTCGCCAACCATTGGAAGAAATCCGGCTGGGGCCGTTGAACTCCAGCTACTGCCACGAGATGGTCTCATACATTCTTGACGCTCCGATGGCGCAAACTGAGGCGTTATCCGATATCATAAGCATATTGAGCGAAGGCAATCCGTTATACGTAAGCGAAAGTCTATCATATCTGTACAATGAAGATCTCTTGATGTTTGATAGGGAAAGGCAATGCCGTTGGGATATTAACAAAATCCGTCAGTCTAACATGCCCAATACGGTGGTTGCGCTTTTCGATACAAAGATTCGCAAATTCCCGCCTGAGTTAGTAGCTTTGTTGGAGCTCTGCGCTTGCATGGGCAATACTTTTTCGCCTGCTGATATAGCCTTAATTCAGGAAATAACCTTGGTAGAAACGTTTGAAATCCTGAAACCAGCCCTGGGGCAAGGACTGCTGATGGAGAATAAGAGTCAATTGCGGTTTATCCATGATAAAGTCCAAGAAGCAACCTTGTCTCATATATCGGCGGACAGGCGTCGTCAGATTCATTGGCAAATTGGGAATCATTTATTGAAAAGAATTAATGAAAACGCTCAAAATATTGAAAAACCAGAAGCGCTTTTTGCTGTTGTTTCCCATCTAAATTTGGGTAGGGATAGCAAGCTCGATTCTGATACTGCCTACCGCTTAGCTGATCTTAATTATCATGCCGGTAATAAGGCGTTAGATTCATTGGCGACCAAGGCCGCTAACGACTATTTCAATTTGAGCAAGGAACTGCTGCCGTCTGATTGCTGGGAGGAAGACCATTATGAACGCACCTTCAGAATATATCAGATGGTTGCTAAGACAGAGCTTATGTGCGGCAATTACGAGCGCTCAGAGAGTGTGCTGACAGAACTCCTGGATCATGCGAAAACTGATTTAGACAAAGCTGAGTGTTTGGCAGAGCAGACAGCTTCATTATCCTCTATCGGCAATTTTAAAAAGGCAATTGAGACGGCTAATCGGGGACTGGCCTATTTTGGGAAAGCTATCCCGGATAGTCCGAATGAGTCGGATGAGCGGTGCCGGAAGCTGATATCTGAAATAGTCGCAAGGAATAAAAATATCTGGCAGACTATCCTAAATGTGCCGTTCACTACCGATCGAAAAAGCAAAATCGAGCTAGCCTTTTACAGCGAGCTGATTCCTGACCTCTATCTGTCGGGCATGGTGCCGCAGCTTTATCTCGCGGCTGCGCAGTCAACTCAGCATTGTCTTGCGGGTGGCATGGATGAGTCGGTAATATATTCCTTTAGCATTATGGGACTTCTGCTTGGCGAACAGGGCGATTTTGAACAAGCGTTTAAGTACGAAGATTTAGCGCGCGATCTGTCGGCCAAATATCCTAATACGTTTGGTGCAACCCGTGGCATGAACGGAATAGTTTGGTGCAATATGCACTCAAGGTCCCGCCCAAAGGAAATCGTAAACTATTGTCTAAAAACCATTGAGTGCGGAAAAAACTGCGGTGACCTGTATAACGCTGGGCTTTCTTACGGGCCTCTAATGTGGAATCTTCAGGTTCAGGGCACCGATATGTCTGCCATTGAAGATTATGCCAAGGAATGTCTGCAATTTTCAAAAAGATATCAGCTTTCTTTTTTAGTTGGTCTTGCCGAAGCCATGCAGGCAGGCTGGATTGAACCCATGAGGAGAGATTATTCACCCTTACCGATGGACGAGAAATTACGGCAATGGGAGCAGAATAATCATATTGCCTCTGTCGGAAGTTACTACGTCCACTTGGCATTGGCGCATTATTATCACGGGGAGCACGAAAAAGCACAGCTATATCTTCGTAAGGGCCAACAATACCTTTCCGGCCTGACCGACAATGTGCTGAAGCGGCAGTGGCATGTATTTCTGGTATTAAATGAGCTTAAGATGTACGAAAAAGGCTTAGGCGCGCTTAATGAAGGCGAATTACAGGCAAGAATCCGGCCGGTTATTGAAAAGATTGAAAGATGGGCTGCATTAGGTCCGTTATTGAAACCATATCTCGCTTTTCTCTATGCTGAAGTTGAGCGAGTCACCGGTAAGTTTAATGAAGCCAGAGGCCGCTATCTCGATGCTATAGACACCGCACAGCAGCAAAACTATACCTTCCTGGAAGGCTATCTTAACGAATGTTTTGGGGAGTTTCTCGTCAAATCCGGTAAGCATTCGGAAAGACTCTATTTTGTGGAAGCAGCTCGGTTATACAAGAAATGTCGGGCGGAACGAATGTTGCTTAATCTTATCGAGCGATATCCTGAGTACTTTGAGGTGGAAAATGGTTCCTCCCAATATTGTGAGGCTGAGTCTGTTGCAATTCTGCCTAATCTTGACGTCGAATATCTTATGAAATCCTCTCATGCCATATCAGCCGAAATAGAACAAAACTCCTTAGTGAAGAAGATTATGAAAGTAGTCCTTGAGAGTTCCGGGGCGCAGCTCGGCTATTTACTTACTGAAGAAAGTGGAAAATTAATTATCCAGTCGGGCGGTCACATTACAGAACAAGCGGTCCAGATGCTTAATCAAGAGCTTGATAACATTCCGGATATTTGCAAAGCGATTGTCCGTTATGTGTATCGAACCAGGGAGCGGGTGCTTCTTAACAATGCTTGCCACGAGGGCATCTTCAAAGATAATCCGGAGGTTCAGAAACT from Veillonellaceae bacterium includes:
- a CDS encoding AAA family ATPase, producing the protein MIIPNYEIKERIFESKTSSIFKAYHKRNPNRPLTLKVLKTVSPSNAAVAQFNQIIEHLRVVNSSLVITPSAFTVNEEYCFVSQEYFDGIPLDKLCNVRNKNSLNDFFAIACQLALALEAIHEAGIIHGGIKPHNILVDPNTLAIRLIDFISSFDVRDVSHFIYDRSFVKDTLAYTSPEQTGRINHRVNFSSDLYSLGIVFYEMLTGRLPYSSDDPLELIHAHLAEEAPCVYRLNPEVPPILSGVITKLMYKAPEKRYQSAKGLFNDLVRCRDEYGAQGSIREFVLDRYIYTNRVTFISKMVGRDAEADLILREYEQAAQGSFRSLFVSGLSGIGKTRLIQELQAPIVKHRGYFTSGKFDVYQKNIPYSSLIQAFRNLVRTFLTESDENVAAWQSRILKAVGSNGRVLTDVIPELENLIGTQPEVKPLPPVESMNRFNNVFGRFLTCLASNEHPLTLFIDDLQWCDAASFDFLANIFANHEEHPYLFFIGSYRHNEVDLSHPLTKLIRSAKEGRQPLEEIRLGPLNSSYCHEMVSYILDAPMAQTEALSDIISILSEGNPLYVSESLSYLYNEDLLMFDRERQCRWDINKIRQSNMPNTVVALFDTKIRKFPPELVALLELCACMGNTFSPADIALIQEITLVETFEILKPALGQGLLMENKSQLRFIHDKVQEATLSHISADRRRQIHWQIGNHLLKRINENAQNIEKPEALFAVVSHLNLGRDSKLDSDTAYRLADLNYHAGNKALDSLATKAANDYFNLSKELLPSDCWEEDHYERTFRIYQMVAKTELMCGNYERSESVLTELLDHAKTDLDKAECLAEQTASLSSIGNFKKAIETANRGLAYFGKAIPDSPNESDERCRKLISEIVARNKNIWQTILNVPFTTDRKSKIELAFYSELIPDLYLSGMVPQLYLAAAQSTQHCLAGGMDESVIYSFSIMGLLLGEQGDFEQAFKYEDLARDLSAKYPNTFGATRGMNGIVWCNMHSRSRPKEIVNYCLKTIECGKNCGDLYNAGLSYGPLMWNLQVQGTDMSAIEDYAKECLQFSKRYQLSFLVGLAEAMQAGWIEPMRRDYSPLPMDEKLRQWEQNNHIASVGSYYVHLALAHYYHGEHEKAQLYLRKGQQYLSGLTDNVLKRQWHVFLVLNELKMYEKGLGALNEGELQARIRPVIEKIERWAALGPLLKPYLAFLYAEVERVTGKFNEARGRYLDAIDTAQQQNYTFLEGYLNECFGEFLVKSGKHSERLYFVEAARLYKKCRAERMLLNLIERYPEYFEVENGSSQYCEAESVAILPNLDVEYLMKSSHAISAEIEQNSLVKKIMKVVLESSGAQLGYLLTEESGKLIIQSGGHITEQAVQMLNQELDNIPDICKAIVRYVYRTRERVLLNNACHEGIFKDNPEVQKLQLRSVLCLPVIKQTEMIGILYLENRLSGSVFTPEKTRMTELLMMQAAISLENSRLVEGMKKAEEALRSGKDELEL